Proteins encoded in a region of the Streptomyces sp. NBC_01298 genome:
- a CDS encoding dihydroorotate dehydrogenase, which produces MNPPSPLTPEDVDMSAPLGAHVTLPNPVSTASGCAGYGRELHRFTPLHELGTITTKTVMPYVRSGRATPRMAETPSGMLNSIGLQGSGIDHFVEHELPWLAERGARVLVSVAGERTEEFAEAAARLTGRPGVVGIEANISCPNVANRGLVFACDADASFEVVKAVKAAADPALPVYAKLTPDVTRITDIAAACTEAGADGLSMINTVLGMTIDTGTMRPALAGVTGGLSGPAIRPVAVRCVFQVHGAMLAGAVRRVPVLGMGGIASGRDALEFVLAGASGVAVGTALFNDPSAPLRIREDLRAALAARGIGAFEDAVGLAHRTR; this is translated from the coding sequence GTGAATCCCCCGAGCCCCCTCACCCCGGAAGACGTGGACATGTCCGCGCCCCTCGGCGCTCACGTCACCCTCCCGAACCCCGTCTCCACCGCCTCCGGCTGCGCCGGCTACGGCCGTGAGCTGCACCGGTTCACCCCCCTCCACGAGCTCGGCACGATCACCACCAAGACCGTGATGCCGTACGTCCGCTCCGGCCGCGCCACGCCGCGGATGGCCGAGACCCCGAGCGGGATGCTGAACTCCATCGGGCTCCAGGGCTCCGGCATCGACCACTTCGTCGAGCACGAGCTCCCCTGGCTGGCCGAGCGCGGGGCACGGGTGCTCGTATCGGTCGCGGGGGAGCGTACGGAGGAGTTCGCCGAGGCGGCCGCCCGGCTGACGGGGCGGCCCGGCGTGGTCGGCATCGAGGCCAACATCTCCTGCCCCAACGTCGCGAACCGCGGTCTCGTCTTCGCCTGTGACGCCGACGCCTCCTTCGAAGTGGTCAAGGCGGTCAAGGCGGCGGCCGACCCCGCACTGCCCGTCTACGCCAAGCTGACCCCCGATGTGACACGGATCACGGACATCGCGGCGGCCTGTACGGAGGCGGGTGCCGACGGGCTCTCGATGATCAACACCGTCCTCGGGATGACCATCGACACCGGCACCATGCGCCCGGCCCTCGCCGGGGTCACCGGAGGCCTCTCCGGCCCGGCGATCCGGCCCGTTGCCGTCCGCTGCGTCTTCCAGGTCCACGGAGCGATGCTGGCGGGCGCCGTCCGGCGGGTCCCCGTCCTCGGGATGGGCGGGATCGCCTCCGGCCGGGACGCGCTCGAATTCGTCCTCGCCGGCGCCTCGGGGGTGGCGGTCGGGACCGCCCTGTTCAACGATCCGTCCGCGCCCCTGAGGATCCGCGAAGACCTGCGCGCGGCGCTCGCCGCACGCGGGATCGGAGCGTTCGAGGACGCCGTCGGGCTCGCTCATCGCACTCGCTGA
- the mihF gene encoding integration host factor, actinobacterial type, giving the protein MALPPLTPEQRAAALEKAAAARRERAEVKNRLKHSGASLHDVIKLGQENDVIGKMKVSALLESLPGVGKVRAKQLMERLGISESRRVRGLGSNQIASLEREFGGSAA; this is encoded by the coding sequence GTGGCTCTTCCGCCCCTTACCCCTGAACAGCGCGCAGCAGCGCTCGAAAAGGCCGCCGCGGCTCGCCGGGAGCGGGCCGAGGTGAAGAATCGACTCAAGCACTCCGGCGCCTCCCTGCACGACGTCATCAAGCTGGGGCAGGAGAACGACGTCATCGGCAAGATGAAGGTTTCCGCTCTCCTGGAGTCCCTGCCCGGCGTTGGCAAGGTGCGCGCCAAGCAGCTCATGGAGCGCCTCGGCATCTCCGAATCCCGGCGTGTCCGAGGTCTCGGTTCCAACCAGATCGCCTCTCTGGAGCGCGAGTTCGGCGGCAGCGCCGCCTAA
- the gmk gene encoding guanylate kinase, producing the protein MAAEVRPRLTVLSGPSGVGKSTVVAHMRKVHPEVWLSVSATTRKPRPGERHGVHYFFVNDDEFDKLIANGELLEWAEFAGNRYGTPRGAVLERLENGEPVLLEIDLQGARLVRESMSEAQLVFLAPPSWDELVRRLTGRGTETAEVVERRLGAAKIELAAESEFDSTLVNTSVEDVARELLALMNVV; encoded by the coding sequence ATGGCAGCAGAGGTTCGTCCGCGGCTGACCGTGCTCTCCGGCCCCTCGGGGGTCGGCAAGAGCACGGTCGTCGCGCATATGCGCAAGGTTCACCCCGAGGTCTGGCTCTCGGTGTCGGCCACCACCCGCAAGCCGCGGCCCGGTGAGCGACACGGAGTCCACTACTTCTTCGTCAACGACGACGAGTTCGACAAGCTGATCGCCAATGGCGAGCTGCTGGAGTGGGCCGAGTTCGCGGGCAACCGCTACGGCACACCGCGCGGCGCAGTGCTGGAACGCCTGGAGAACGGCGAGCCGGTCCTGCTGGAGATCGATCTCCAGGGCGCACGGCTCGTACGCGAGTCCATGTCCGAGGCACAGCTGGTCTTCCTCGCTCCTCCGAGCTGGGACGAACTGGTCCGCCGGCTCACCGGCCGGGGCACCGAAACGGCGGAGGTCGTGGAGCGCCGGCTCGGCGCCGCCAAGATCGAACTTGCTGCCGAATCCGAGTTCGACAGCACCCTGGTCAACACCTCGGTCGAGGACGTCGCGCGCGAGCTGCTAGCCTTGATGAATGTCGTCTGA
- the rpoZ gene encoding DNA-directed RNA polymerase subunit omega, with amino-acid sequence MSSSITAPEGIINPPIDELLEATDSKYSLVIYAAKRARQINAYYSQLGEGLLEYVGPLVDTHVHEKPLSIALREINAGLLTSEAIEAPAQ; translated from the coding sequence GTGTCCTCTTCCATTACTGCGCCCGAGGGCATCATCAACCCGCCGATCGACGAGCTGCTCGAGGCCACGGACTCGAAGTACAGCCTCGTGATCTACGCGGCCAAGCGTGCCCGTCAGATCAACGCGTACTACTCGCAGCTCGGTGAGGGCCTGCTCGAGTACGTCGGCCCGCTGGTGGACACCCACGTCCACGAGAAGCCGCTTTCGATCGCGCTGCGCGAGATCAACGCGGGTCTGCTGACCTCCGAGGCCATCGAGGCCCCGGCTCAGTAA
- the coaBC gene encoding bifunctional phosphopantothenoylcysteine decarboxylase/phosphopantothenate--cysteine ligase CoaBC has translation MGKPKVVLGVSGGIAAYKACELLRRLTESGHDVRVVPTAASLNFVGEATWAALSGNPASTEVWESVHEVPHVRIGQSADLVVVAPATADMLAKAAHGLADDLLTNTLLTARCPVVFAPAMHTEMWEHPATRENVATLRRRGAVVIEPAVGRLTGKDTGKGRLPDPEEIFEVCARVLARGVAEPDLAGRHVVISAGGTREPLDPVRFLGNRSSGKQGYALARTAVARGARVTLVSANTALADPAGVDLVRVGTALQLREAVLKAAADADAVVMAAAVADFRPAEYAGGKIKKKDGQEPAPVALVRNPDILAEISSDRAREGQVVVGFAAETDDVLANGRSKLLRKGCDLLVVNEVGEAKTFGSEENEAVILSSDGSELAVPYGPKESLADVIWDQVAPRLAARRA, from the coding sequence GTGGGTAAGCCGAAGGTCGTGCTCGGAGTCAGTGGCGGGATCGCCGCTTACAAGGCGTGCGAGCTGCTGCGCCGGCTGACCGAGTCCGGGCACGACGTCCGCGTGGTGCCGACGGCGGCGTCGCTGAACTTCGTCGGGGAGGCCACCTGGGCCGCCCTCTCGGGGAACCCGGCCTCCACCGAGGTCTGGGAGAGCGTCCACGAGGTGCCGCACGTGCGCATCGGGCAGAGCGCCGACCTCGTCGTCGTCGCCCCGGCCACCGCCGACATGCTGGCCAAGGCGGCCCACGGGCTGGCCGACGACCTGCTGACCAATACGCTGCTCACCGCGCGCTGTCCCGTGGTGTTCGCACCCGCGATGCACACCGAGATGTGGGAGCACCCGGCGACCCGGGAGAACGTGGCCACGCTGCGCCGGCGGGGCGCCGTCGTCATCGAGCCCGCCGTCGGCCGGCTCACCGGCAAGGACACCGGCAAGGGGCGGCTGCCCGACCCCGAGGAGATCTTCGAGGTGTGCGCAAGGGTCCTCGCCCGCGGGGTGGCCGAGCCCGACCTCGCCGGGCGGCACGTGGTGATCAGCGCGGGCGGCACCCGCGAGCCGCTGGACCCGGTCCGCTTCCTCGGCAACCGCTCCTCCGGCAAGCAGGGCTACGCCCTCGCCCGTACCGCGGTCGCCCGCGGGGCCCGGGTCACCCTGGTCTCCGCCAACACCGCGCTCGCCGACCCCGCCGGGGTGGACCTCGTACGGGTCGGGACGGCCCTGCAGCTGCGCGAGGCCGTGCTCAAGGCCGCCGCGGACGCCGACGCGGTGGTGATGGCCGCGGCCGTGGCCGACTTCCGGCCGGCCGAGTACGCGGGCGGGAAGATCAAGAAGAAGGACGGGCAGGAGCCCGCACCGGTCGCCCTCGTACGCAATCCGGACATTCTCGCGGAGATTTCCTCCGACCGGGCCCGGGAGGGCCAGGTCGTGGTGGGATTCGCCGCCGAGACGGACGACGTCCTCGCCAACGGGCGGAGCAAGCTCCTCCGCAAGGGGTGTGACCTTCTCGTCGTGAATGAGGTGGGTGAGGCGAAGACCTTTGGTTCCGAGGAGAACGAGGCGGTCATCCTGTCCTCCGACGGAAGCGAACTCGCCGTCCCCTACGGTCCGAAGGAATCGCTGGCAGACGTGATTTGGGACCAGGTGGCACCGCGACTCGCGGCGCGACGCGCCTGA
- the metK gene encoding methionine adenosyltransferase yields MSRRLFTSESVTEGHPDKIADQISDTILDALLTEDPTSRVAVETLITTGLVHIAGEVTTKAYAPIAQLVRDKILEIGYDSSKKGFDGASCGVSVSIGAQSPDIAQGVDTAYEKRVEGDEDELDKQGAGDQGLMFGYACDETPELMPLPIHIAHRLSKRLSEVRKNGTIPYLRPDGKTQVTIEYDGDKAVRLDTVVVSSQHAADIDLDSLLAPDIREFVVEHVLNQLVEDGIKLDTEGYRLLVNPTGRFEIGGPMGDAGLTGRKIIIDTYGGMARHGGGAFSGKDPSKVDRSAAYAMRWVAKNVVAAGLASRCEVQVAYAIGKAEPVGLFVETFGTHKVDVEKIENAIGQVFDLRPAAIIRDLDLLRPIYAQTAAYGHFGRELPDFTWERTDRVDALRTAAGL; encoded by the coding sequence GTGTCCCGTCGCCTGTTCACCTCGGAGTCTGTGACCGAGGGTCACCCCGACAAGATCGCTGACCAGATCAGCGACACCATTCTCGACGCGCTCCTCACCGAGGACCCGACCTCGCGCGTCGCCGTGGAGACCCTCATCACCACCGGTCTCGTCCACATCGCGGGAGAGGTGACGACGAAGGCGTACGCGCCGATCGCGCAGCTCGTCCGCGACAAGATCCTCGAGATCGGCTACGACTCCTCGAAGAAGGGCTTCGACGGCGCCTCCTGCGGCGTGTCGGTGTCCATCGGCGCGCAGTCCCCGGACATCGCGCAGGGCGTCGACACCGCGTACGAGAAGCGGGTCGAGGGCGATGAGGACGAGCTCGACAAGCAGGGCGCCGGCGACCAGGGCCTGATGTTCGGGTACGCCTGCGACGAGACCCCCGAGCTCATGCCGCTCCCGATCCACATCGCGCACCGCCTCTCGAAGCGGCTGTCCGAGGTCCGCAAGAACGGGACCATCCCGTACCTGCGCCCCGACGGCAAGACCCAGGTCACCATCGAGTACGACGGCGACAAGGCCGTCCGCCTCGACACGGTCGTCGTGTCCTCGCAGCACGCCGCGGACATCGACCTGGACTCGCTGCTCGCCCCGGACATCCGCGAGTTCGTCGTCGAGCACGTGCTGAACCAGCTCGTCGAAGACGGCATCAAGCTCGACACCGAGGGCTACCGCCTGCTGGTCAACCCCACCGGCCGCTTCGAGATCGGCGGCCCGATGGGCGACGCCGGCCTGACCGGCCGCAAGATCATCATCGACACCTACGGCGGCATGGCCCGTCACGGTGGCGGCGCCTTCTCGGGCAAGGACCCGTCCAAGGTCGACCGCAGCGCCGCCTACGCCATGCGCTGGGTCGCCAAGAACGTGGTCGCCGCCGGTCTGGCCTCGCGCTGCGAGGTCCAGGTCGCGTACGCGATCGGCAAGGCCGAGCCCGTCGGCCTGTTCGTGGAGACCTTCGGCACGCACAAGGTCGACGTCGAGAAGATCGAGAACGCCATCGGCCAGGTCTTCGACCTGCGCCCGGCCGCGATCATCCGCGACCTCGACCTGCTGCGCCCGATCTACGCCCAGACCGCCGCCTACGGCCACTTCGGCCGCGAGCTGCCGGACTTCACCTGGGAGCGCACCGACCGCGTGGACGCCCTGCGCACCGCTGCCGGCCTGTAG
- a CDS encoding primosomal protein N', which translates to MSSANDSPPEQLALMREMVAEAKAKAPKAKPRTWRGASVAEELPVARVLVNKGVLHLDRLFDYAVPAELSADAQPGVRVRVRFGAGSHRVHGGRREGGGLIDGFVIERRAESDYNGALAALAQVVSPEVVLGPRMLALARAVADRYAGSLADVLQLALPARSARAESKPSPEPLPPPAAPEPAGWERYGAGPGFLRALASGGTPRAVWTALPGPGWADELARAMAAALASGRGALAVVPDGRTAARVDAALTALLGEGRHALLTAESGPEKRYREWLAVSRGSVRAVVGTRAAMFAPVRDLGLVAVWDDGDSSHSDVHAPFPHVREVLELRAVTDGCAFLVGSTSCTVEAAQLVESGWARPLVADRETVRTYAPRIRTVGDELLARDGAARAARLPSLAWETVREGLKTGPVLVQVPRRGYVPRLACERCRTPARCTVCAGPLEAPDQRDLHCGWCGRGEPAWHCEECGSFRLRAQVVGARRTAEELGRAFPAVPVRTSGRDHILDEVPDRPALVVSTPGAEPVAAGPGYAAALLLDGWAMLSRPDLRAGEDALRRWIAAASLVRGDGQVVVVAEPTLRPVQALVRWDPVGHAVRELAERAQLGFPPVSRMAAVAAGSAELVQTFLAGAGLPPDAEVLGPVPLPGLRGEPSAGERALVRVPPGSGAALAAALKSAQVARLARGVPAAEAVRIRIDPLDIG; encoded by the coding sequence GTGAGCAGCGCGAACGATTCCCCGCCGGAGCAGCTGGCGCTGATGCGGGAGATGGTCGCCGAGGCGAAGGCCAAGGCACCCAAGGCCAAGCCGCGGACCTGGCGCGGGGCCTCCGTCGCCGAAGAACTGCCCGTGGCCCGGGTCCTGGTCAACAAGGGCGTGCTCCACCTCGACCGGCTCTTCGACTACGCCGTCCCCGCCGAACTCTCCGCGGACGCCCAGCCCGGCGTCCGCGTCCGGGTCCGCTTCGGCGCGGGCTCCCACCGGGTCCACGGCGGCCGCCGCGAGGGCGGCGGGCTCATCGACGGCTTCGTCATCGAGCGCCGCGCCGAGTCCGACTACAACGGAGCCCTCGCCGCCCTCGCCCAGGTGGTCTCGCCCGAGGTCGTGCTCGGCCCCCGCATGCTCGCCCTGGCCCGGGCCGTCGCCGACCGGTACGCCGGCAGCCTCGCCGACGTCCTCCAGCTCGCGCTGCCCGCGCGCAGCGCCCGCGCCGAGTCCAAGCCGTCCCCCGAACCGCTGCCCCCGCCCGCCGCGCCCGAGCCCGCCGGCTGGGAGCGGTACGGAGCCGGCCCCGGCTTCCTGCGCGCCCTGGCGAGCGGCGGAACCCCGCGCGCCGTCTGGACCGCCCTGCCCGGCCCCGGCTGGGCCGACGAGCTGGCCCGCGCCATGGCCGCCGCCCTCGCCTCCGGACGCGGCGCCCTCGCCGTGGTCCCCGACGGACGCACCGCCGCCCGCGTCGACGCGGCGCTCACCGCCCTCCTCGGCGAGGGGCGGCACGCGCTGCTGACCGCCGAGTCCGGGCCGGAGAAGCGCTACCGCGAGTGGCTGGCCGTCAGCCGGGGCTCGGTGCGGGCCGTGGTCGGCACCCGGGCCGCGATGTTCGCCCCCGTACGGGACCTGGGGCTCGTCGCCGTCTGGGACGACGGGGACTCCAGCCACAGCGACGTCCACGCCCCCTTCCCGCACGTGCGGGAGGTGCTGGAACTGCGCGCGGTCACCGACGGCTGCGCCTTCCTGGTGGGCAGCACCAGCTGCACGGTGGAGGCCGCGCAGCTCGTCGAGTCCGGCTGGGCCCGGCCGCTGGTCGCCGACCGCGAGACCGTCCGGACGTACGCGCCCCGGATCCGGACCGTCGGCGACGAACTGCTGGCCCGCGACGGGGCCGCGCGGGCCGCACGGCTGCCGAGCCTCGCGTGGGAGACCGTACGGGAGGGACTGAAGACCGGGCCCGTGCTCGTACAGGTGCCCCGGCGGGGCTACGTGCCGCGGCTGGCGTGCGAGCGGTGCCGGACGCCCGCGCGGTGCACGGTGTGCGCGGGGCCGCTGGAGGCGCCCGACCAGCGTGACCTGCACTGCGGGTGGTGCGGAAGGGGCGAGCCGGCCTGGCACTGCGAGGAGTGCGGATCGTTCCGGCTGCGGGCCCAGGTGGTGGGAGCGCGGCGGACCGCCGAGGAGCTGGGGCGGGCCTTCCCGGCCGTACCCGTACGCACCTCCGGGCGCGACCACATCCTGGACGAGGTACCGGACCGGCCCGCGCTGGTGGTGTCCACGCCCGGCGCCGAGCCGGTCGCGGCGGGCCCGGGGTACGCGGCGGCGCTGCTCCTGGACGGCTGGGCCATGCTGAGCCGGCCCGACCTGCGGGCGGGCGAGGACGCGCTGCGGCGGTGGATCGCGGCGGCCTCGCTGGTACGGGGGGACGGGCAGGTGGTGGTGGTCGCCGAGCCGACGCTGCGGCCGGTCCAGGCGCTGGTGCGGTGGGATCCCGTCGGGCACGCGGTACGGGAGCTCGCGGAGCGGGCGCAGCTCGGGTTCCCGCCGGTGTCCCGGATGGCGGCGGTGGCCGCGGGCAGCGCCGAACTGGTGCAGACCTTCCTGGCGGGGGCCGGGCTGCCGCCGGACGCGGAGGTGCTGGGGCCCGTGCCGCTGCCCGGGCTCCGGGGGGAGCCGTCGGCGGGGGAGCGGGCGCTGGTCCGGGTCCCGCCCGGGAGCGGGGCCGCGCTGGCCGCTGCGCTGAAGTCTGCGCAGGTGGCCCGTCTGGCGCGGGGCGTCCCGGCGGCGGAGGCGGTCCGGATCCGGATCGATCCGCTGGACATCGGCTAG
- the fmt gene encoding methionyl-tRNA formyltransferase — translation MKLVFAGTPEVAVPALDALIASGRHEVAAVVTRPDAPAGRGRRLVASPVAERAEEAGIEVLKPARPRDPDFQARLREIGPDCCPVVAYGALIPKGALDIPKHGWVNLHFSLLPAWRGAAPVQQSIMAGDEVTGASTFRIEEGLDTGPVFGILTEEIRPTDTSGDLLTRLAFAGSGLLVATMDGIEDGTLRAVEQPADGISLAPKITVEDARVDWKAPAMRVDRLVRGCTPAPGAWTVFRGERLKLVSVKPVADRTDLAPGDLGVAKNNVYVGTGSHAVELLWVQPQGKKPMKAADWARGVRIAPGERLGGTDVG, via the coding sequence GTGAAGCTCGTCTTCGCAGGCACCCCCGAGGTCGCCGTGCCCGCCCTGGACGCTCTGATCGCCTCCGGGCGTCACGAGGTCGCCGCCGTAGTCACCCGGCCCGACGCCCCGGCCGGCCGGGGCCGTCGCCTCGTCGCCAGCCCCGTCGCCGAGCGCGCCGAGGAAGCCGGCATCGAGGTGCTCAAGCCCGCCCGGCCGCGCGACCCGGACTTCCAGGCCCGGTTGAGGGAGATCGGGCCCGACTGCTGCCCGGTGGTCGCCTACGGTGCGCTGATTCCCAAGGGCGCCCTGGACATCCCCAAGCACGGCTGGGTCAACCTGCACTTCTCGCTGCTGCCCGCGTGGCGCGGTGCCGCGCCCGTGCAGCAGTCGATCATGGCGGGCGACGAGGTCACCGGTGCCTCCACCTTCCGGATCGAGGAGGGGCTGGACACCGGCCCGGTCTTCGGGATCCTCACCGAGGAGATCCGGCCCACCGACACCAGCGGCGACCTGCTGACCCGCCTCGCCTTCGCCGGCTCCGGGCTGCTGGTCGCCACCATGGACGGCATCGAGGACGGCACCCTGCGCGCGGTGGAGCAGCCCGCCGACGGGATCTCGCTCGCGCCGAAGATCACCGTCGAGGACGCCCGGGTCGACTGGAAGGCGCCCGCGATGCGCGTCGACCGGCTGGTGCGCGGCTGCACCCCCGCGCCGGGCGCGTGGACGGTCTTCCGGGGGGAGCGGCTCAAGCTGGTCTCGGTCAAGCCGGTCGCGGACCGGACGGACCTCGCGCCGGGTGACCTGGGCGTGGCCAAGAACAACGTCTACGTCGGCACCGGCTCGCACGCCGTGGAGCTGCTCTGGGTGCAGCCGCAGGGCAAGAAGCCCATGAAGGCCGCCGACTGGGCGCGCGGGGTGCGGATCGCCCCCGGCGAGCGGCTGGGCGGGACCGACGTAGGCTGA
- a CDS encoding RsmB/NOP family class I SAM-dependent RNA methyltransferase gives MSEQPKSGGKPAKSAKPHRRPKKDPVRMLAFEVLRAVDERDAYANLVLPPLLKKARKDETFQARDAALATELVYGTLRRQGTYDAVIKACIDRPLREVDPPVLDVLSLGAHQLLGTRIPTHAAVSASVELARVVLGDGRAKFVNAVLRKISAHDLDEWLEKVAPPYEDDAEEHLAVFHSHPRWVVSALWDSLGGGRAGIEDLLEADNERPEVTLVARPGRSTAQELLEAVGEDSALPGRWSPYAVRMAEGGEPGALEAVRDGRAGVQDEGSQLVAMALAAAPVEGRDERWLDGCAGPGGKAALLAALAAQRGAFLLASEKQPHRARLVERALAGNPGPYQVITADGTRPPWLPGSFDRVLMDVPCSGLGALRRRPEARWRRRPEDLESFAPLQRGLLREALSAVRVGGVVGYATCSPHLAETRVVVEDVLKGRGAGAAPIAAELIDARPYMQGVPALGDGPDVQLWPHLHGTDAMYLALIRRTG, from the coding sequence GTGAGCGAACAGCCCAAGAGCGGCGGCAAGCCCGCCAAGTCGGCCAAGCCCCACCGGAGGCCCAAGAAGGACCCCGTCCGGATGCTGGCCTTCGAGGTGTTGCGGGCGGTGGACGAGCGCGACGCGTACGCGAACCTCGTGCTGCCGCCGCTGCTGAAGAAGGCCCGCAAGGACGAGACCTTCCAGGCGCGGGACGCGGCGCTGGCCACCGAGCTCGTCTACGGGACCCTGCGCCGCCAGGGCACGTACGACGCGGTCATCAAGGCCTGCATCGACCGGCCGCTGCGCGAGGTCGACCCGCCGGTGCTCGACGTGCTCTCGCTCGGCGCGCACCAGCTGCTCGGGACCCGGATCCCCACCCACGCGGCGGTGTCCGCGAGCGTGGAGCTGGCCCGGGTGGTGCTCGGGGACGGGCGGGCGAAGTTCGTCAACGCGGTGCTGCGCAAGATCTCCGCGCACGACCTGGACGAGTGGCTGGAGAAGGTCGCCCCGCCGTACGAGGACGATGCCGAGGAGCACCTCGCGGTCTTCCACTCGCACCCGAGGTGGGTCGTCAGCGCCCTGTGGGACTCGCTGGGCGGCGGCCGGGCCGGGATCGAGGACCTGCTGGAGGCCGACAACGAGCGGCCCGAGGTCACGCTCGTCGCACGGCCCGGGCGGTCCACGGCCCAGGAGCTGCTGGAGGCGGTGGGCGAGGACTCGGCGCTGCCCGGGCGCTGGTCCCCGTACGCGGTCCGGATGGCCGAGGGCGGTGAACCGGGCGCGCTGGAGGCGGTGCGCGACGGCCGCGCCGGAGTCCAGGACGAAGGCAGCCAGCTGGTGGCGATGGCCCTGGCGGCCGCCCCGGTCGAGGGCCGCGACGAGCGCTGGCTGGACGGATGCGCCGGACCGGGTGGCAAGGCGGCGCTGCTCGCGGCGCTCGCCGCCCAGCGGGGTGCGTTCCTGCTGGCCTCCGAGAAGCAGCCCCACCGGGCCCGGCTGGTCGAGCGCGCGCTCGCCGGCAACCCGGGCCCCTACCAGGTCATCACGGCCGACGGCACCCGCCCGCCGTGGCTGCCGGGCTCCTTCGACCGGGTCCTGATGGACGTGCCCTGCTCGGGCCTCGGCGCCCTGCGCCGCCGCCCGGAGGCGCGCTGGCGCCGCCGCCCGGAAGACCTGGAGAGCTTCGCGCCGCTCCAGCGCGGGCTGCTGCGCGAGGCGCTCTCGGCCGTCCGGGTGGGCGGCGTCGTGGGCTACGCGACGTGTTCGCCGCACCTGGCGGAGACCCGGGTGGTGGTGGAAGACGTACTGAAGGGCCGGGGCGCGGGTGCGGCCCCGATCGCGGCGGAACTGATCGACGCGCGACCGTACATGCAGGGGGTCCCGGCCCTGGGCGACGGCCCGGACGTACAGCTGTGGCCGCACCTGCACGGGACGGACGCTATGTATCTGGCGCTGATCCGCAGGACCGGGTAG
- a CDS encoding RidA family protein — protein sequence MQRTAVNPVTWSVEMGFNQGEVVSGQTRTLYLSGQTAMSAEGKPEHDGDMAAQLALSIDNVEAVLAEAGMSLANLVRLNVYTTDVDLLFRHYGELASRLGAAGVAPTTTMLGVSRLAIPGQLVELEGTAVA from the coding sequence ATCCAGCGCACCGCCGTCAACCCCGTGACCTGGTCGGTCGAGATGGGCTTCAACCAGGGCGAGGTCGTCTCCGGCCAGACCCGGACCCTCTACCTCTCGGGCCAGACCGCGATGAGCGCCGAAGGCAAGCCCGAGCACGACGGCGACATGGCGGCGCAGCTGGCGCTGAGCATCGACAACGTGGAGGCGGTACTCGCCGAGGCCGGCATGTCCCTCGCCAACCTCGTCCGGCTCAACGTCTACACGACCGACGTCGACCTGCTCTTCCGGCACTACGGCGAGCTGGCGTCGCGGCTGGGCGCCGCCGGGGTGGCGCCCACCACCACGATGCTCGGGGTGTCACGGCTGGCGATCCCGGGCCAGCTGGTCGAGCTGGAGGGAACCGCCGTCGCGTAA
- a CDS encoding helix-turn-helix transcriptional regulator → MRADRLVSLVLLLRQRGQLTADALASELEVSTRTVLRDIEALSAAGVPVYAERGRHGGFALSPGFRTELTGLNHEESLALLAAGSGHGEQAFGLGPALASARRKVVDALPESHRAVASDAAQRFLVDPEADLLSRRRVAEEVPGATMMEVRRAVLAGHKLRIHYAATGGTPQWRTVDPIGLVTVRDRGYLLATRSGEDRTYRLSRVLAAEELPEAAVRPNRVDLDRIWRERSAQFLSGGDHIAVRLRVNPERREDLLNTALAVRAEVPESDGDGWLRLEVTFQDMRHAQWALWQLGTDGEALAPQSLRTLLRERAEAVAARYGGSGV, encoded by the coding sequence ATGCGCGCAGATCGCTTGGTCTCGCTCGTACTGCTGCTGCGTCAGCGCGGTCAGCTGACCGCGGACGCGCTGGCCAGCGAGCTGGAGGTGTCCACCCGCACGGTGCTGCGCGACATCGAGGCGCTGTCGGCCGCCGGGGTCCCGGTCTACGCCGAACGCGGCCGGCACGGCGGCTTCGCGCTGTCGCCCGGATTCCGCACCGAGCTCACCGGCCTGAACCACGAGGAGAGCCTCGCCCTGCTGGCCGCCGGATCGGGGCACGGCGAGCAGGCCTTCGGCCTGGGGCCGGCGCTCGCTTCGGCGAGGCGCAAGGTGGTCGACGCGCTCCCCGAAAGCCATCGGGCCGTCGCCAGTGACGCGGCGCAGCGATTCCTCGTCGACCCGGAGGCCGACCTTCTCTCGCGCAGGCGGGTCGCCGAAGAAGTACCCGGCGCCACGATGATGGAGGTCCGGCGCGCGGTGCTCGCCGGACACAAGCTGCGGATCCACTACGCGGCCACGGGCGGAACGCCGCAGTGGCGGACGGTGGACCCGATAGGGCTGGTCACCGTACGGGACCGGGGCTATCTGCTGGCCACGAGATCCGGCGAGGACCGCACGTACCGGCTGTCGCGCGTGCTGGCGGCCGAGGAACTCCCCGAGGCGGCAGTGCGGCCGAACCGGGTCGATCTGGACCGGATCTGGCGGGAACGCTCGGCGCAGTTCCTGTCGGGCGGCGACCACATCGCCGTGCGGCTCCGGGTGAACCCGGAGCGCCGGGAAGACCTGCTGAACACCGCACTGGCGGTCCGCGCGGAGGTGCCGGAGAGCGACGGGGACGGCTGGCTGCGCCTGGAGGTGACCTTCCAGGACATGCGCCATGCCCAGTGGGCGCTGTGGCAGCTCGGCACGGACGGCGAAGCCCTGGCCCCCCAGTCGCTGCGCACGCTGCTGCGGGAGCGGGCGGAGGCGGTGGCGGCGCGTTATGGGGGGTCTGGGGTGTAG